From a region of the Pongo pygmaeus isolate AG05252 chromosome 5, NHGRI_mPonPyg2-v2.0_pri, whole genome shotgun sequence genome:
- the SKIC2 gene encoding superkiller complex protein 2 isoform X2, translating to MMETERLVLPPPDPLDLPLRAVELGCTGHWELLNLPGAPESSLPHGLPPCAPDLQQEAEQLFLSSPAWLPLHGVEHSARKWQRKTDPWSLLAVLGAPVPSDLQAQRHPTTGQILGYKEVLLENTNLSATTSLSLRRPPGPASQSLWGNPTQYPFWPGGMDEPTITDLNTREEAEEEIDFEKDLLTIPPGFKKGMDFAPKDRPTPAPGLLSLSCLLEPLDLGGGDEDENEAVGQPGGPRGDAVSASPCSAPLARASSLEDLVLKEASTVVSTPEAPEPPSQEQWAIPVDATSPVGDFYRLIPQPAFQWAFEPDVFQKQAILHLERHDSVFVAAHTSAGKTVVAEYAIALAQKHMTRTIYTSPIKALSNQKFRDFRNTFGDVGLLTGDVQLHPEASCLIMTTEILRSMLYSGSDVIRDLEWVIFDEVHYINDAERGVVWEEVLIMLPDHVSIILLSATVPNALEFADWIGRLKRRQIYVISTVTRPVPLEHYLFTGNSSKTQGELFLLLDSRGAFHTKGYYAAVEAKKERMSKHAQTFGAKQPTHQGGPAQDRGVYLSLLASLRTRAQLPVVVFTFSRGRCDEQASGLTSLDLTTSSEKSEIHLFLQRCLARLRGSDRQLPQVLHMSELLNRGLGVHHSGILPILKEIVEMLFSRGLVKGKPSQLQSQFRLTYTMILNLLRVDALRVEDMMKRSFSEFPSRKDSKAHEQALAELTKRLGALEEPDMTGQLVDLPEYYGWGEELTETQHMIQRRIMESVNGLKSLSAGRVVVVKNQEHHNALGVILQVSSNSTSRVFTTLVLCDKPLSQDPQNRGPATSEVPYPDDLMGFKLFLPEGPCDHTVVKLQPGDMAAITTKVLRVNGEKILEDFSKRQQPKFKKDPPLAAVTTAVQELLRLAQAHPAGPPTLDPVNDLQLKDMSVVEGGLRARKLEELIQGAQCVHSPRFPAQYLKLRERMQIQKEMERLRFLLSDQSLLLLPEYHQRVEVLRTLGYVDEAGTVKLAGRVACAMSSHELLLTELMFDNALSTLRPEEIAALLSGLVCQSPGDTGDQLPNTLKQGIERVRAVARRIGEVQVACGLNQTVEEFVGELNFGLVEVVYEWARGMPFSELAGLSGTPEGLVVRCIQRLAEMCRSLRGAARLVGEPVLGAKMETAATLLRRDIVFAASLYTQ from the exons ATGATGGAGACAGAGCGACTCg TGCTACCTCCCCCAGATCCCCTGGACTTACCCCTTCGGGCCGTGGAGCTCGGATGCACGGGGCACTGGGAGCTGCTGAACTTGCCTGGAGCTCCAGAAAGTAGC CTTCCCCATGGCCTCCCTCCTTGTGCCCCAGATCTGCAGCAAGAAGCAGAACAGTTGTTTCTGTCatccccagcctggctgcctctGCATGGTGTGGAGCACTCAGCCCG aaaatggcAGAGGAAGACGGATCCCTGGTCTCTTTTGGCTGTCCTGGGAGCCCCGGTCCCATCCGACCTACAGGCCCAAAGACACCCAACCACAGGCCAGATACTGGGTTACAAAGAG GTCTTGCTGGAGAACACAAATCTCTCGGCCACAACCTCCTTGTCTCTTCGCCGGCCTCCAGGGCCAGCCTCCCAGTCCTTATGGGGAAATCCAACTCAGTATCCCTTCTGGCCAG GGGGGATGGATGAACCCACCATAACAGATCTGAACACAcgggaggaggctgaggaggagataGACTTTGAGAAAG ATCTTCTTACTATTCCACCTGGTTTCAAGAAAGGCATGGACTTTGCACCAAAAG ATCGTCCAACTCCAGCTCCTGGACTGCTAAGCCTTAGCTGTCTGTTGGAGCCTCTGGATTTGGGTGGGGGTGACGAGGATGAGAATGAGGCAGTGGGACAGCCAGGAGGTCCCAGAGGGGACGCTGTTTCAGCCTCTCCCTGCAGTGCTCCCCTGGCCCGAGCAAGCAGCTTGGAGGACCTAGTGTTGAAG GAAGCGTCCACAGTTGTATCCACCCCAGAGGCCCCAGAGCCTCCATCTCAGGAGCAGTGGGCCATCCCTGTGGACGCCACCTCCCCTGTTGGTGATTTCTATCGCCTCATTCCCCAGCCAGCCTTCCAG TGGGCATTTGAGCCAGATGTGTTTCAGAAACAGGCCATCCTGCACTTGGAGCGGCATGACTCTGTCTTTGTCGCAGCTCACACATCTGCAGGAAAAACAGTTGTGGCTGAATATGCCATTGCCCTGGCCCAGAAACACATGACACG CACCATCTACACTTCGCCCATCAAGGCCCTGAGCAACCAGAAGTTCCGGGACTTCCGAAACACGTTCGGGGATGTGGGGCTGCTCACCGGGGATGTGCAGCTGCACCCGGAGGCCTCCTGCCTCATCATGACCACAGAGATCCTTCG CTCCATGCTGTACAGTGGCTCAGATGTTATTCGGGACCTGGAGTGGGTCATCTTTGATGAGGTTCACTATATCAACGATGCCGAG CGTGGGGTCGTGTGGGAGGAGGTGCTTATCATGCTCCCTGACCACGTTTCTATCATCCTTCTGAGTGCCACCGTCCCCAACGCCCTTGAGTTTGCTGACTGGATTGG gCGACTGAAGCGTCGTCAGATCTATGTGATTAGCACTGTAACCCGCCCCGTGCCCCTGGAGCACTATCTTTTCACAGGGAACAGCTCCAAGACCCAGGGGGAGCTCTTTTTGTTGCTGGACTCCCGGGGAGCCTTCCATACAAAAGG GTACTATGCAGCTGTGGAGGCCAAGAAGGAGAGAATGAGCAAACACGCCCAGACCTTTGGGGCCAAGCAGCCCACACATCAGGGGGGCCCTGCACAG gaCCGCGGAGTGTACCTGTCCCTCCTGGCCTCCCTCCGCACACGTGCCCAGTTGCCCGTGGTGGTGTTCACCTTCTCCCGGGGCCGCTGTGATGAGCAGGCCTCAGGCCTCACCTCCCTGGACCTTACCACCAGTTCAGAGAAGAGCGAGATCCACCTCTTCCTGCAGCGCTGCCTTGCTCGCCTCCGTGGCTCTGACCGCCAGCTGCCCCAG GTCCTGCACATGTCAGAGCTCCTGAATCGCGGCCTGGGTGTGCACCATAGTGGCATCCTGCCTATCCTCAAGGAGATCGTGGAGATGCTCTTCAGCCGTGGCCTGGTCAAG GGGAAGCCATCCCAGCTGCAGTCCCAGTTCCGCCTCACGTACACTATGATCCTCAACTTGCTGCGAGTGGATGCCCTCAGGGTGGAGGACATGATGAAGAGGAGCTTCTCTGAGTTTCCCTCCCGCAAAGACAGCAAA GCCCATGAACAAGCCCTGGCTGAACTGACCAAGAGGCTGGGAGCTTTGGAGGAGCCTGACATGACTGGCCAACTGGTCGACCTGCCTGAATATTACGGCTGGGGGGAGGAACTGACAGAGACCCAGCACATGATCCAG CGACGCATCATGGAGTCTGTGAACGGGCTGAAGTCTCTCTCAGCAGGAAGGGTGGTGGTTGTGAAGAATCAGGAGCATCACAATGCACTGGGAGTGATCCTACag GTCTCCTCGAACTCCACCAGCAGAGTATTCACAACCCTGGTCTTGTGTGATAAGCCCTTGTCCCAGGACCCACAGAACAGGGGGCCAGCCACTTCAGAAGTACCCTATCCAGATGACCTCATGGGATTCAAGCTGTTCCTGCCTGAAG GGCCTTGTGACCACACCGTGGTCAAGCTCCAGCCAGGAGATATGGCTGCCATCACCACCAAGGTGCTCCGGGTGAATGGGGAGAAGATCTTGGAGGACTTCAGCAAGAGGCAGCAGCCAAAATTCAA gaaggatcctccccttgCAGCCGTGACCACTGCTGTCCAGGAACTGCTGCGTCTGGCTCAGGCCCACCCAGCCGGACCCCCCACCCTCGACCCTGTCAATGACCTGCAGCTCAAAGATATGTCAGTTGTAGAGGGTGGGCTCCGGGCCCGGAAGCTGGAGGAGCTGATCCAGGGGGCTCAGTGTGTACACAGCCCCCGTTTTCCTGCCCAG TACCTGAAGCTGCGGGAGCGAATGCAGATACAGAAGGAGATGGAGCGGCTGCGCTTCCTACTGTCGGATCAGTCACTGCTGCTGCTTCCTGAGTACCATCAGCGAGTAGAG GTTCTCCGAACCCTGGGTTACGTGGACGAGGCGGGCACCGTGAAGCTGGCAGGGCGGGTGGCTTGTGCCATGAGCAGCCATGAGTTGCTCCTCACTGAGCTCATGTTTGACAATGCACTAAGCACCCTGCGGCCTGAGGAGATTGCTGCCTTGCTCTCTGGCCTGGTCTGCCAGAGCCCTGGGGATACTGGGGATCAGCTCCCAAACACCCTCAAGCAG GGTATAGAACGTGTCCGGGCTGTGGCCAGGCGGATTGGTGAGGTCCAGGTGGCTTGTGGCCTGAACCAGACGGTGGAGGAATTTGTGGGGGAGCTGAATTTTGGGCTGGTCGAGGTTGTGTATGAGTGGGCCCGGGGCATG CCCTTCTCCGAGTTGGCAGGGCTCTCAGGGACCCCTGAAGGCCTGGTGGTGCGCTGCATTCAGCGCCTGGCTGAGATGTGTCGCTCACTGCGGGGGGCAGCCCGCCTGGTAGGAGAGCCTGTGCTGGGTGCCAAGATGGAGACAGCGGCTACCTTGCTACGGCGGGACATCGTATTTGCGGCCAGCCTCTACACCCAGTGA
- the SKIC2 gene encoding superkiller complex protein 2 isoform X1 has protein sequence MMETERLVLPPPDPLDLPLRAVELGCTGHWELLNLPGAPESSLPHGLPPCAPDLQQEAEQLFLSSPAWLPLHGVEHSARKWQRKTDPWSLLAVLGAPVPSDLQAQRHPTTGQILGYKEVLLENTNLSATTSLSLRRPPGPASQSLWGNPTQYPFWPGGMDEPTITDLNTREEAEEEIDFEKDLLTIPPGFKKGMDFAPKDRPTPAPGLLSLSCLLEPLDLGGGDEDENEAVGQPGGPRGDAVSASPCSAPLARASSLEDLVLKEASTVVSTPEAPEPPSQEQWAIPVDATSPVGDFYRLIPQPAFQWAFEPDVFQKQAILHLERHDSVFVAAHTSAGKTVVAEYAIALAQKHMTRTIYTSPIKALSNQKFRDFRNTFGDVGLLTGDVQLHPEASCLIMTTEILRSMLYSGSDVIRDLEWVIFDEVHYINDAERGVVWEEVLIMLPDHVSIILLSATVPNALEFADWIGRLKRRQIYVISTVTRPVPLEHYLFTGNSSKTQGELFLLLDSRGAFHTKGYYAAVEAKKERMSKHAQTFGAKQPTHQGGPAQDRGVYLSLLASLRTRAQLPVVVFTFSRGRCDEQASGLTSLDLTTSSEKSEIHLFLQRCLARLRGSDRQLPQVLHMSELLNRGLGVHHSGILPILKEIVEMLFSRGLVKVLFATETFAMGVNMPARTVVFDSMRKHDGSTFRDLLPGEYVQMAGRAGRRGLDPTGTVILLCKGRVPEMADLHRMMMGKPSQLQSQFRLTYTMILNLLRVDALRVEDMMKRSFSEFPSRKDSKAHEQALAELTKRLGALEEPDMTGQLVDLPEYYGWGEELTETQHMIQRRIMESVNGLKSLSAGRVVVVKNQEHHNALGVILQVSSNSTSRVFTTLVLCDKPLSQDPQNRGPATSEVPYPDDLMGFKLFLPEGPCDHTVVKLQPGDMAAITTKVLRVNGEKILEDFSKRQQPKFKKDPPLAAVTTAVQELLRLAQAHPAGPPTLDPVNDLQLKDMSVVEGGLRARKLEELIQGAQCVHSPRFPAQYLKLRERMQIQKEMERLRFLLSDQSLLLLPEYHQRVEVLRTLGYVDEAGTVKLAGRVACAMSSHELLLTELMFDNALSTLRPEEIAALLSGLVCQSPGDTGDQLPNTLKQGIERVRAVARRIGEVQVACGLNQTVEEFVGELNFGLVEVVYEWARGMPFSELAGLSGTPEGLVVRCIQRLAEMCRSLRGAARLVGEPVLGAKMETAATLLRRDIVFAASLYTQ, from the exons ATGATGGAGACAGAGCGACTCg TGCTACCTCCCCCAGATCCCCTGGACTTACCCCTTCGGGCCGTGGAGCTCGGATGCACGGGGCACTGGGAGCTGCTGAACTTGCCTGGAGCTCCAGAAAGTAGC CTTCCCCATGGCCTCCCTCCTTGTGCCCCAGATCTGCAGCAAGAAGCAGAACAGTTGTTTCTGTCatccccagcctggctgcctctGCATGGTGTGGAGCACTCAGCCCG aaaatggcAGAGGAAGACGGATCCCTGGTCTCTTTTGGCTGTCCTGGGAGCCCCGGTCCCATCCGACCTACAGGCCCAAAGACACCCAACCACAGGCCAGATACTGGGTTACAAAGAG GTCTTGCTGGAGAACACAAATCTCTCGGCCACAACCTCCTTGTCTCTTCGCCGGCCTCCAGGGCCAGCCTCCCAGTCCTTATGGGGAAATCCAACTCAGTATCCCTTCTGGCCAG GGGGGATGGATGAACCCACCATAACAGATCTGAACACAcgggaggaggctgaggaggagataGACTTTGAGAAAG ATCTTCTTACTATTCCACCTGGTTTCAAGAAAGGCATGGACTTTGCACCAAAAG ATCGTCCAACTCCAGCTCCTGGACTGCTAAGCCTTAGCTGTCTGTTGGAGCCTCTGGATTTGGGTGGGGGTGACGAGGATGAGAATGAGGCAGTGGGACAGCCAGGAGGTCCCAGAGGGGACGCTGTTTCAGCCTCTCCCTGCAGTGCTCCCCTGGCCCGAGCAAGCAGCTTGGAGGACCTAGTGTTGAAG GAAGCGTCCACAGTTGTATCCACCCCAGAGGCCCCAGAGCCTCCATCTCAGGAGCAGTGGGCCATCCCTGTGGACGCCACCTCCCCTGTTGGTGATTTCTATCGCCTCATTCCCCAGCCAGCCTTCCAG TGGGCATTTGAGCCAGATGTGTTTCAGAAACAGGCCATCCTGCACTTGGAGCGGCATGACTCTGTCTTTGTCGCAGCTCACACATCTGCAGGAAAAACAGTTGTGGCTGAATATGCCATTGCCCTGGCCCAGAAACACATGACACG CACCATCTACACTTCGCCCATCAAGGCCCTGAGCAACCAGAAGTTCCGGGACTTCCGAAACACGTTCGGGGATGTGGGGCTGCTCACCGGGGATGTGCAGCTGCACCCGGAGGCCTCCTGCCTCATCATGACCACAGAGATCCTTCG CTCCATGCTGTACAGTGGCTCAGATGTTATTCGGGACCTGGAGTGGGTCATCTTTGATGAGGTTCACTATATCAACGATGCCGAG CGTGGGGTCGTGTGGGAGGAGGTGCTTATCATGCTCCCTGACCACGTTTCTATCATCCTTCTGAGTGCCACCGTCCCCAACGCCCTTGAGTTTGCTGACTGGATTGG gCGACTGAAGCGTCGTCAGATCTATGTGATTAGCACTGTAACCCGCCCCGTGCCCCTGGAGCACTATCTTTTCACAGGGAACAGCTCCAAGACCCAGGGGGAGCTCTTTTTGTTGCTGGACTCCCGGGGAGCCTTCCATACAAAAGG GTACTATGCAGCTGTGGAGGCCAAGAAGGAGAGAATGAGCAAACACGCCCAGACCTTTGGGGCCAAGCAGCCCACACATCAGGGGGGCCCTGCACAG gaCCGCGGAGTGTACCTGTCCCTCCTGGCCTCCCTCCGCACACGTGCCCAGTTGCCCGTGGTGGTGTTCACCTTCTCCCGGGGCCGCTGTGATGAGCAGGCCTCAGGCCTCACCTCCCTGGACCTTACCACCAGTTCAGAGAAGAGCGAGATCCACCTCTTCCTGCAGCGCTGCCTTGCTCGCCTCCGTGGCTCTGACCGCCAGCTGCCCCAG GTCCTGCACATGTCAGAGCTCCTGAATCGCGGCCTGGGTGTGCACCATAGTGGCATCCTGCCTATCCTCAAGGAGATCGTGGAGATGCTCTTCAGCCGTGGCCTGGTCAAG GTCTTGTTTGCCACAGAGACCTTTGCCATGGGAGTCAACATGCCTGCTCGTACAGTAGTGTTTGACTCCATGCGCAAACACGATGGCTCCACCTTCCGGGACCTGCTCCCTGGGGAGTATGTGCAGATGGCAGGCCGGGCAGGGCGGAGGGGCCTGGACCCCACAGGCACCGTTATCCTGCTCTGCAAGGGCCGAGTGCCTGAGATGGCAGACCTGCACCGCATGATGATG GGGAAGCCATCCCAGCTGCAGTCCCAGTTCCGCCTCACGTACACTATGATCCTCAACTTGCTGCGAGTGGATGCCCTCAGGGTGGAGGACATGATGAAGAGGAGCTTCTCTGAGTTTCCCTCCCGCAAAGACAGCAAA GCCCATGAACAAGCCCTGGCTGAACTGACCAAGAGGCTGGGAGCTTTGGAGGAGCCTGACATGACTGGCCAACTGGTCGACCTGCCTGAATATTACGGCTGGGGGGAGGAACTGACAGAGACCCAGCACATGATCCAG CGACGCATCATGGAGTCTGTGAACGGGCTGAAGTCTCTCTCAGCAGGAAGGGTGGTGGTTGTGAAGAATCAGGAGCATCACAATGCACTGGGAGTGATCCTACag GTCTCCTCGAACTCCACCAGCAGAGTATTCACAACCCTGGTCTTGTGTGATAAGCCCTTGTCCCAGGACCCACAGAACAGGGGGCCAGCCACTTCAGAAGTACCCTATCCAGATGACCTCATGGGATTCAAGCTGTTCCTGCCTGAAG GGCCTTGTGACCACACCGTGGTCAAGCTCCAGCCAGGAGATATGGCTGCCATCACCACCAAGGTGCTCCGGGTGAATGGGGAGAAGATCTTGGAGGACTTCAGCAAGAGGCAGCAGCCAAAATTCAA gaaggatcctccccttgCAGCCGTGACCACTGCTGTCCAGGAACTGCTGCGTCTGGCTCAGGCCCACCCAGCCGGACCCCCCACCCTCGACCCTGTCAATGACCTGCAGCTCAAAGATATGTCAGTTGTAGAGGGTGGGCTCCGGGCCCGGAAGCTGGAGGAGCTGATCCAGGGGGCTCAGTGTGTACACAGCCCCCGTTTTCCTGCCCAG TACCTGAAGCTGCGGGAGCGAATGCAGATACAGAAGGAGATGGAGCGGCTGCGCTTCCTACTGTCGGATCAGTCACTGCTGCTGCTTCCTGAGTACCATCAGCGAGTAGAG GTTCTCCGAACCCTGGGTTACGTGGACGAGGCGGGCACCGTGAAGCTGGCAGGGCGGGTGGCTTGTGCCATGAGCAGCCATGAGTTGCTCCTCACTGAGCTCATGTTTGACAATGCACTAAGCACCCTGCGGCCTGAGGAGATTGCTGCCTTGCTCTCTGGCCTGGTCTGCCAGAGCCCTGGGGATACTGGGGATCAGCTCCCAAACACCCTCAAGCAG GGTATAGAACGTGTCCGGGCTGTGGCCAGGCGGATTGGTGAGGTCCAGGTGGCTTGTGGCCTGAACCAGACGGTGGAGGAATTTGTGGGGGAGCTGAATTTTGGGCTGGTCGAGGTTGTGTATGAGTGGGCCCGGGGCATG CCCTTCTCCGAGTTGGCAGGGCTCTCAGGGACCCCTGAAGGCCTGGTGGTGCGCTGCATTCAGCGCCTGGCTGAGATGTGTCGCTCACTGCGGGGGGCAGCCCGCCTGGTAGGAGAGCCTGTGCTGGGTGCCAAGATGGAGACAGCGGCTACCTTGCTACGGCGGGACATCGTATTTGCGGCCAGCCTCTACACCCAGTGA
- the SKIC2 gene encoding superkiller complex protein 2 isoform X3: MMETERLVLPPPDPLDLPLRAVELGCTGHWELLNLPGAPESSLPHGLPPCAPDLQQEAEQLFLSSPAWLPLHGVEHSARKWQRKTDPWSLLAVLGAPVPSDLQAQRHPTTGQILGYKEVLLENTNLSATTSLSLRRPPGPASQSLWGNPTQYPFWPGGMDEPTITDLNTREEAEEEIDFEKDLLTIPPGFKKGMDFAPKDRPTPAPGLLSLSCLLEPLDLGGGDEDENEAVGQPGGPRGDAVSASPCSAPLARASSLEDLVLKEASTVVSTPEAPEPPSQEQWAIPVDATSPVGDFYRLIPQPAFQWAFEPDVFQKQAILHLERHDSVFVAAHTSAGKTVVAEYAIALAQKHMTRTIYTSPIKALSNQKFRDFRNTFGDVGLLTGDVQLHPEASCLIMTTEILRSMLYSGSDVIRDLEWVIFDEVHYINDAERGVVWEEVLIMLPDHVSIILLSATVPNALEFADWIGRLKRRQIYVISTVTRPVPLEHYLFTGNSSKTQGELFLLLDSRGAFHTKGYYAAVEAKKERMSKHAQTFGAKQPTHQGGPAQDRGVYLSLLASLRTRAQLPVVVFTFSRGRCDEQASGLTSLDLTTSSEKSEIHLFLQRCLARLRGSDRQLPQVLHMSELLNRGLGVHHSGILPILKEIVEMLFSRGLVKVLFATETFAMGVNMPARTVVFDSMRKHDGSTFRDLLPGEYVQMAGRAGRRGLDPTGTVILLCKGRVPEMADLHRMMMGKPSQLQSQFRLTYTMILNLLRVDALRVEDMMKRSFSEFPSRKDSKAHEQALAELTKRLGALEEPDMTGQLVDLPEYYGWGEELTETQHMIQRRIMESVNGLKSLSAGRVVVVKNQEHHNALGVILQVSSNSTSRVFTTLVLCDKPLSQDPQNRGPATSEVPYPDDLMGFKLFLPEGPCDHTVVKLQPGDMAAITTKVLRVNGEKILEDFSKRQQPKFKKDPPLAAVTTAVQELLRLAQAHPAGPPTLDPVNDLQLKDMSVVEGGLRARKLEELIQGAQCVHSPRFPAQPLSSVHPY, from the exons ATGATGGAGACAGAGCGACTCg TGCTACCTCCCCCAGATCCCCTGGACTTACCCCTTCGGGCCGTGGAGCTCGGATGCACGGGGCACTGGGAGCTGCTGAACTTGCCTGGAGCTCCAGAAAGTAGC CTTCCCCATGGCCTCCCTCCTTGTGCCCCAGATCTGCAGCAAGAAGCAGAACAGTTGTTTCTGTCatccccagcctggctgcctctGCATGGTGTGGAGCACTCAGCCCG aaaatggcAGAGGAAGACGGATCCCTGGTCTCTTTTGGCTGTCCTGGGAGCCCCGGTCCCATCCGACCTACAGGCCCAAAGACACCCAACCACAGGCCAGATACTGGGTTACAAAGAG GTCTTGCTGGAGAACACAAATCTCTCGGCCACAACCTCCTTGTCTCTTCGCCGGCCTCCAGGGCCAGCCTCCCAGTCCTTATGGGGAAATCCAACTCAGTATCCCTTCTGGCCAG GGGGGATGGATGAACCCACCATAACAGATCTGAACACAcgggaggaggctgaggaggagataGACTTTGAGAAAG ATCTTCTTACTATTCCACCTGGTTTCAAGAAAGGCATGGACTTTGCACCAAAAG ATCGTCCAACTCCAGCTCCTGGACTGCTAAGCCTTAGCTGTCTGTTGGAGCCTCTGGATTTGGGTGGGGGTGACGAGGATGAGAATGAGGCAGTGGGACAGCCAGGAGGTCCCAGAGGGGACGCTGTTTCAGCCTCTCCCTGCAGTGCTCCCCTGGCCCGAGCAAGCAGCTTGGAGGACCTAGTGTTGAAG GAAGCGTCCACAGTTGTATCCACCCCAGAGGCCCCAGAGCCTCCATCTCAGGAGCAGTGGGCCATCCCTGTGGACGCCACCTCCCCTGTTGGTGATTTCTATCGCCTCATTCCCCAGCCAGCCTTCCAG TGGGCATTTGAGCCAGATGTGTTTCAGAAACAGGCCATCCTGCACTTGGAGCGGCATGACTCTGTCTTTGTCGCAGCTCACACATCTGCAGGAAAAACAGTTGTGGCTGAATATGCCATTGCCCTGGCCCAGAAACACATGACACG CACCATCTACACTTCGCCCATCAAGGCCCTGAGCAACCAGAAGTTCCGGGACTTCCGAAACACGTTCGGGGATGTGGGGCTGCTCACCGGGGATGTGCAGCTGCACCCGGAGGCCTCCTGCCTCATCATGACCACAGAGATCCTTCG CTCCATGCTGTACAGTGGCTCAGATGTTATTCGGGACCTGGAGTGGGTCATCTTTGATGAGGTTCACTATATCAACGATGCCGAG CGTGGGGTCGTGTGGGAGGAGGTGCTTATCATGCTCCCTGACCACGTTTCTATCATCCTTCTGAGTGCCACCGTCCCCAACGCCCTTGAGTTTGCTGACTGGATTGG gCGACTGAAGCGTCGTCAGATCTATGTGATTAGCACTGTAACCCGCCCCGTGCCCCTGGAGCACTATCTTTTCACAGGGAACAGCTCCAAGACCCAGGGGGAGCTCTTTTTGTTGCTGGACTCCCGGGGAGCCTTCCATACAAAAGG GTACTATGCAGCTGTGGAGGCCAAGAAGGAGAGAATGAGCAAACACGCCCAGACCTTTGGGGCCAAGCAGCCCACACATCAGGGGGGCCCTGCACAG gaCCGCGGAGTGTACCTGTCCCTCCTGGCCTCCCTCCGCACACGTGCCCAGTTGCCCGTGGTGGTGTTCACCTTCTCCCGGGGCCGCTGTGATGAGCAGGCCTCAGGCCTCACCTCCCTGGACCTTACCACCAGTTCAGAGAAGAGCGAGATCCACCTCTTCCTGCAGCGCTGCCTTGCTCGCCTCCGTGGCTCTGACCGCCAGCTGCCCCAG GTCCTGCACATGTCAGAGCTCCTGAATCGCGGCCTGGGTGTGCACCATAGTGGCATCCTGCCTATCCTCAAGGAGATCGTGGAGATGCTCTTCAGCCGTGGCCTGGTCAAG GTCTTGTTTGCCACAGAGACCTTTGCCATGGGAGTCAACATGCCTGCTCGTACAGTAGTGTTTGACTCCATGCGCAAACACGATGGCTCCACCTTCCGGGACCTGCTCCCTGGGGAGTATGTGCAGATGGCAGGCCGGGCAGGGCGGAGGGGCCTGGACCCCACAGGCACCGTTATCCTGCTCTGCAAGGGCCGAGTGCCTGAGATGGCAGACCTGCACCGCATGATGATG GGGAAGCCATCCCAGCTGCAGTCCCAGTTCCGCCTCACGTACACTATGATCCTCAACTTGCTGCGAGTGGATGCCCTCAGGGTGGAGGACATGATGAAGAGGAGCTTCTCTGAGTTTCCCTCCCGCAAAGACAGCAAA GCCCATGAACAAGCCCTGGCTGAACTGACCAAGAGGCTGGGAGCTTTGGAGGAGCCTGACATGACTGGCCAACTGGTCGACCTGCCTGAATATTACGGCTGGGGGGAGGAACTGACAGAGACCCAGCACATGATCCAG CGACGCATCATGGAGTCTGTGAACGGGCTGAAGTCTCTCTCAGCAGGAAGGGTGGTGGTTGTGAAGAATCAGGAGCATCACAATGCACTGGGAGTGATCCTACag GTCTCCTCGAACTCCACCAGCAGAGTATTCACAACCCTGGTCTTGTGTGATAAGCCCTTGTCCCAGGACCCACAGAACAGGGGGCCAGCCACTTCAGAAGTACCCTATCCAGATGACCTCATGGGATTCAAGCTGTTCCTGCCTGAAG GGCCTTGTGACCACACCGTGGTCAAGCTCCAGCCAGGAGATATGGCTGCCATCACCACCAAGGTGCTCCGGGTGAATGGGGAGAAGATCTTGGAGGACTTCAGCAAGAGGCAGCAGCCAAAATTCAA gaaggatcctccccttgCAGCCGTGACCACTGCTGTCCAGGAACTGCTGCGTCTGGCTCAGGCCCACCCAGCCGGACCCCCCACCCTCGACCCTGTCAATGACCTGCAGCTCAAAGATATGTCAGTTGTAGAGGGTGGGCTCCGGGCCCGGAAGCTGGAGGAGCTGATCCAGGGGGCTCAGTGTGTACACAGCCCCCGTTTTCCTGCCCAG CCCTTGTCCTCAGTGCACCCCTACTAA